In the genome of Candidatus Reidiella endopervernicosa, one region contains:
- a CDS encoding sensor domain-containing diguanylate cyclase, with product MGNMDEIRELHLLLGVLQNVDVGLVVLDRDYRITLWNGFMENHSGVSPADAMESQLFERFPDLPEQWLRNKAESVFTLNNRAFSNWRQRPYLFKFNSYHPITGLSDTMYQDMTIIPMVSINGQVDHVCVIIYDVTEMAVDEQQLKLVNDELDRIGRTDGLTQLYNRSAWEEHLHEEFKRMQRGDKQSVLVMFDIDHFKRVNDGYGHQAGDEVIRATCDALRKVKRSSDIAGRYGGEEFAVILADTDRDGGRYFAERLRKAIEKNSVEYGNEEIQYTISLGVAEYSGDITQHLAWLERADQALYKSKEGGRNQVTLFGE from the coding sequence ATGGGCAATATGGACGAAATCAGAGAGCTGCACCTGTTGCTCGGCGTGTTACAGAACGTCGATGTCGGCCTGGTGGTGCTCGATCGTGACTACCGCATCACCCTCTGGAACGGTTTCATGGAGAACCACAGTGGTGTCAGCCCGGCCGATGCGATGGAGAGCCAGCTGTTTGAGCGCTTTCCCGATCTGCCCGAACAGTGGCTGCGTAACAAGGCGGAGTCTGTCTTTACCCTCAATAACCGCGCCTTCTCCAACTGGCGGCAGCGACCCTACCTGTTCAAATTCAATAGCTACCATCCGATCACCGGCCTCTCCGATACGATGTATCAGGATATGACCATCATTCCGATGGTCTCAATCAACGGTCAGGTCGATCACGTCTGCGTGATCATCTACGACGTGACCGAGATGGCGGTCGATGAGCAGCAGCTAAAACTGGTCAATGATGAGCTCGACCGTATCGGTCGTACCGATGGACTGACCCAGCTCTACAATCGCAGCGCCTGGGAGGAGCACCTCCACGAGGAGTTCAAACGCATGCAGCGTGGCGATAAGCAGTCGGTGCTGGTGATGTTCGATATCGATCACTTCAAACGCGTCAACGACGGTTATGGACATCAGGCGGGTGATGAGGTGATTCGAGCAACCTGCGATGCGCTACGCAAGGTAAAGCGTAGCTCCGACATTGCTGGGCGTTACGGTGGTGAGGAGTTTGCGGTAATCCTGGCCGATACCGATCGTGACGGCGGACGTTACTTTGCAGAGCGGCTGCGCAAGGCGATCGAAAAAAATAGCGTTGAGTACGGTAACGAGGAGATTCAATACACTATCAGTCTCGGTGTTGCCGAGTACAGCGGTGATATCACGCAGCACCTGGCGTGGCTGGAGCGTGCCGATCAGGCGCTCTACAAGTCGAAAGAGGGTGGACGAAATCAGGTAACGCTATTTGGTGAGTAG
- a CDS encoding DsbA family protein, translating to MSNTLYYFHDPMCSWCYAFQPTLKQISEQLPEGVGIIKLLGGLAVDSDEPMPGDMQQNIQDGWQRIVQRVPGTQFNFDFWNHCKPRRSTYPACRAVIAARLQGSGNDELMTQAIQRAYYQQARNPSDNSTLIELAVEIGLNEKQFHDALLSDEVDELLKNEIETTEEMHIDSFPSMVLKVDESFWPVAVEYTDPQKVLESITFLLEN from the coding sequence ATGAGTAACACGCTCTACTACTTCCACGACCCGATGTGCAGCTGGTGTTACGCCTTTCAGCCAACACTCAAACAGATCAGTGAACAGCTCCCCGAAGGGGTGGGGATAATCAAGCTACTCGGCGGACTCGCCGTCGACTCTGACGAGCCGATGCCCGGCGATATGCAGCAGAATATCCAGGATGGTTGGCAACGCATCGTGCAACGGGTGCCAGGCACCCAGTTCAACTTCGACTTCTGGAACCACTGCAAACCACGTCGCTCCACCTACCCCGCCTGCCGAGCGGTCATCGCTGCACGGCTGCAGGGGTCGGGTAACGATGAGTTGATGACCCAGGCGATTCAACGTGCCTACTACCAGCAAGCACGTAATCCCTCCGATAACAGCACCCTGATCGAACTGGCAGTGGAGATTGGCCTCAACGAGAAACAGTTCCACGACGCACTGCTCTCAGACGAGGTCGATGAGCTACTCAAGAATGAGATTGAGACCACAGAGGAGATGCACATCGACAGCTTTCCATCGATGGTGCTGAAGGTGGACGAGAGCTTCTGGCCGGTGGCCGTCGAGTATACCGACCCACAGAAGGTGCTCGAGTCGATCACCTTCCTGCTAGAGAATTAA